A single genomic interval of Lathyrus oleraceus cultivar Zhongwan6 chromosome 7, CAAS_Psat_ZW6_1.0, whole genome shotgun sequence harbors:
- the LOC127101597 gene encoding uncharacterized protein LOC127101597, translated as MKFISEGSNHFHEDCSTLILPAVSIGNVGQLTADLLVSSLGSEKVGYLDDPYVLPCVGNDAYGPVPQGDLALPLEAYDSPSNGVTVIQQRSPVIKGMMLEFAKNMADFIAGSGKKHIIILSSLDFGKWQKVDMSSGLQIYYLSSANSNGTDENCEQLGWKKLQEYDPSQKHWKYLSDLAEGKATTEDTISIEDELEEEDYYASLPFAALFSFLKAKGLKVTCLLCYCSEGDNTSDAFQLADAACKLLKPSQPNSGIEGGKWRVPLSWMSVYGPPPDVSIF; from the exons ATGAAGTTCATTTCCGAAGGAAGCAATCACTTTCATGAAGATTGCTCAACTTTGATTTTG CCTGCTGTGTCTATTGGGAATGTTGGGCAGTTAACAGCGGATCTTTTGGTTTCGTCATTGGGTTCTGAGAAAGTTGGTTACTTAGACGATCCTTACGTTCTTCCCTGTGTTGGCAATGATGCTTATGGACCTGTTCCTCAAGGGGACCTCGCACTTCCTCTTGAAG CTTATGATTCCCCTTCTAATGGTGTCACTGTTATCCAGCAGAGATCTCCTGTAATTAAG GGAATGATGCTCGAGTTTGCCAAAAACATGGCTGATTTTATTGCCGGAAGTGGAAAAAAGCATATTATTATTCTCTCCAGCTTAGATTTTGGAAAGTGGCAAAAGGTTGACATGTCAAG TGGTTTGCAGATTTATTACCTATCCAGTGCCAACAGCAACGGAACTGACGAAAACTGTGAACAGCTTGGATGGAAGAAACTTCAGGAGTATGACCCTTCTCAAAAGCATTGGAAATATCTTAGTGATTTAGCTGAAGGAAAAGCAACTACTGAAGATACTATTTCTATAGAAGATGAACTAGAAGAAGAAGATTATTATGCTAGCTTGCCTTTCGCTGCACTTttttcttttctcaag GCTAAAGGTTTGAAGGTCACCTGCTTGTTATGTTATTGCTCAGAAGGAGACAACACATCTGATGCTTTTCAATTAGCTGATGCAGCATGCAAACTTCTAAAGCCAAGTCAGCCTAATTCGG GAATTGAAGGTGGCAAATGGCGAGTTCCACTTTCTTGGATGTCTGTGTATGGACCACCTCCAGATGTGTCCATCTTCTAA